Within the Salvia hispanica cultivar TCC Black 2014 chromosome 4, UniMelb_Shisp_WGS_1.0, whole genome shotgun sequence genome, the region AATGACATTGTTTAACGTCTTCTTTTAATAAAAGATCTTCATACAAGGGGCGGTCGTAACGTTTTAGGCCGACCctaatagaaaattaattaggcGCATATCAAGGGCACGTTTCCGGCCGACTCTAAGGGAAAATTAGGCTCTCTTACGAAAAATGCAGGTATAAATACAGATGCTACATCAAATGAAATATATCGACTTACGATTTTGGAACTTCTTCTTCTCGAAGATGATCGACTAGAGGAAGTAGAATCGGGGAGGCCATATTCCTGCATTATCCAACTGGTTTTGACTCCTTGATCAGAAGGTTGCTGCCCTAAGTAGAATGCACTGCATTTCTTGATTCCAACTTTCTTCCCATTTGAATAAATTGGTTCCTCGATTCCCATTGGCTGCCAGTATCCGCTCCCGGTCACCCGGCTCTGCGTCCTTCTACTGTAGAAGTACCACTTGCTCCCTTCGCACATCGCTTTACCTACACAAATTAAACACGAGAGTGTGACTGAGCCAGACATTTTACGATGAGGGCCCAATTCAGACATTTTACATTGTAGACTGTTTGAATactataactaaatatttCACATTGGGAGTCAATTAAGACATTTCGCGACTTTTTcaacaagttttttttttaaaataaaatcaactaattcaaattcttgaattttggataattaaataacactTCGTCTATTTGTCAGCCAATTGAATTATCgttatatatgtataagtacacatttcattaacttaTAAAAATGTGATCCTTGTTCCGCTATTTTTCTAATTCATATTTCTAGAAATggtgtaagaaaaaaaaaagacactTATCCCTGGGCGGAGGAAGtaatatgtttttaaaatatgaaattactaaaatacccTTGAATCGCGGAGACTATTACCGTGCAAGTCCCAGGGGTCGTAGGGATAGAGGTCGAGGTCGGGGATGACGTCGGGGTGGCAGGGCAGCAGCGCGGCCTTGCGGTGGAGGAAGTGGACCACGAGCTCCTCGTCGGTCGGGTAGAACCGGAAACCGGGGGGCATGTTGAAGCCGTTATCCCCCATTTTCGAGCACTAGCAAAAgcaagaagagagaaaaagtactGAATTTGTGACTTCTCTCTCTATGTATTTGGAtgagaattaattaatgagaTTGTATAAGTGATTTTGTGATATATTTatagtgagagagagagagaggagagagagtgTTGGAACTGACGTGAAATGGAAGGTGTATCTGTTTTGATcagcaccaccaccaccaccaaagaTTCAAGCATGGgattgtttttggttttttctttGGTGGATTgtgtatttgtttatttacttttgttGGCATTTAACATAATtgatatatgtatgtatgtgtaaAAAAGTATATTCCCACTCCACTCCAAGGCGGCGGGTGGTGGCTGTTGCCACTCGAGGGAACTTTCCATGTATGTATCTATAGTGTATATCTATACATTATATGTTTGGAAATCATGTTGACTTCATTTCTCATTGTGTGTACATATATGGGACAACACTTCATGCCtatatcatcaacatcatAAGCCGTACACGTGGCGTTGTGCCGTTGGCTCGAGACTATGGACCGTATGGTATTCCAGTAAAAATTTGATGGTTCAGACATATATACTATCTCACAATTGCAAAAATCTATGAACTGAGTACGATTTTATGGGTGATAGCAACTTTTATTGTATAGGGAGTATTATTGAATTCGGTTATTGCCATTGCTTAGGATACCATTTTTTAGCTTCTAAGGTCTTTTTAAAGAGTAAAAGTTTAGTGGTCTGGACACGTAGCGTGTCTAGCTAATcataattgaagaaaaataagagagtaTTTGTGTAATTGTTATTGACTAGATACATCATGTGGTTATGTATCTGAATACAATTCCCGGATGGGAACTAACAAGTTGGGGTACAGTAAGGGCGAAGAGAATTTGTGGAGCGGTGAAATGCGTAGATATCGGAAAGAACACCAACGAAGAAAGCATTTTGATGGGCGGATTGACCATCAATATTTTACTCATGATCTTGGGTGTGCCCAAAACCTCAttattaacaataattaagTTTGTCCAAATATTTGAGGTTTTTATCTCATGGATTTTAACCAGGCTGAGGATGATTGACAGCAATGGCATTTATGATCTTACTTAggatgaaacaaaataaaagattttgaTGGCCCATTTACCCCTCATGGTTAAAAAAT harbors:
- the LOC125224003 gene encoding NAC domain-containing protein 104-like; this translates as MGDNGFNMPPGFRFYPTDEELVVHFLHRKAALLPCHPDVIPDLDLYPYDPWDLHGKAMCEGSKWYFYSRRTQSRVTGSGYWQPMGIEEPIYSNGKKVGIKKCSAFYLGQQPSDQGVKTSWIMQEYGLPDSTSSSRSSSRRRSSKIDYSKWVVCRVYERNCDSDDDDGTQLSSLDEVFLSLDDLDEISLRNFT